In one window of Terriglobales bacterium DNA:
- a CDS encoding GTP-binding protein, which produces MAKVKFDRSKPHVNVGTIGHIDHGKTTLTAAITKVLQKHNPKIVFR; this is translated from the coding sequence ATGGCGAAAGTAAAATTCGATCGCAGCAAGCCGCACGTGAACGTAGGGACGATCGGACACATCGATCACGGCAAGACCACGTTGACGGCGGCCATCACCAAGGTGCTGCAGAAGCACAACCCGAAGATCGTGTTCCG